Below is a genomic region from bacterium.
CATCCTCCTCGGGAAGACGAACACCCACGAGTTCGCCGCGGCGACCACCACCATCAACATCCACTACGGCACGACGCGGAATCCCTGGAACCGGGAGCGCATCGTCGGCGGCTCGAGCGGAGGCTCGGCGGCCGCCATCGCCGCGGGGATGGCCCCCCTCACGCTGGGCTCGGACACCGGCGGCTCGATCCGCATTCCCTCGGCCTTCTGCGGCGGGGGGGGCCTCAAGCCGACGCACGGACGGGTGTCCCTCACGGGCGTCTGCCCGAACACCCTGAGCCTCGATCACATCGGTCCCATGACGCGCTCCGCGCGCGATGCGGGCCTCATGCTCCAGGCCATCGCGGGCTACGACCCGAAGGACCCGCACAGCCGGAAGACCCCGGTGCCGGATTATCTCGCCGACATCGAAAAGGGCGCCAAGGGCCTGCGCGTCGCCCTCTCCCCCGAGGCATGGGGGCGGAGCGAGATGGACGCCGATGTCGCGGCCGCCTTCGATGCGGCGGTGGATGTCTTCCGCGGCCTCGGCGCCAAGATCGAGGAGCGGCCCTTCCCCTTCTACGATCGGATCATGAAGGTGGCCGGCCCCATTCTCGCGTCCGAGTTCCTCGAATTTCACCGGCCCCTCTACGAGAAGCATCCCGAATCCTACGGCCCCGAGATCGTGAACCGCCTCGGTATGTGCTTCGACGCCAAGGTGGACGACTACGTACGCGCTCTCCGGGAGCGCAGGCTCCTCCACCGCGAGGTGGGCGAGTGGTTCAAGGATTGTGACGTCCTCCTCACCCCCGGCGTTCAGGTGACGGCCGCCACCATCGAGGGCCTCAAAGTCATGCTGAACGGAAAAGAGACGGACTGGCTCTGGCTCCACCGGCCCTTCTCGCTGCCCCACAACCTGACGGCCTGCCCCGCGCTGGTGACCCCGATGGGCCTTGCGAAAGACGGCCTCCCGGTGTCCCTCCAGATCGTGGGACCCAAATGGGGGGAAGCCAAGGTCCTCCGCGCCGCGCACGCCTACGAGCGGGCGACCCCCGAGATCCGGGCCAAGCGCCCGCCGGGATTTTAGCGGGCCTCTGATACCGACATGAACTTCCAGCCGAAGGAAACACTCTCCAAAGAAGAGGTCGAACAGGGCCTCGCGTACGTCCTCCGGGACGGGATGGCGACCCATGCCGTCGTCACCCTGACGGCGGGCACGTTTCTCGTCGCCTTCGCCCTCCAGTTCGGCGCTTCGAATTTCGTCGTCGGCCTTCTCGCCGGCATCGGGCCGGCCATGCAGCTTTTGCAGATTCCCGCCATCTACATCGTCGAGCGGGTGCGCAACCGCCGTCTTCTGACCTTCGTCTCGATCATCCTGGCGCGGGCGAGCTGGCTCGTCTTCGCGTTTATTCCCGCTCTGCCCTTCAAGTGGGCGGTGCCCGTTATCATCGCCGGGCTGATGACGAACGGGGCCTTCGGAGCGCTTTCAAGCTGCGCGTGGAATTCCTGGATGCGGGATCTGATCCCCACGGGCTCGCTGGGCGCGTTCTTCTCCCGGCGGCTCAAGCTGGGCCTCGGGGTGGGGATCATCCTCAGCCTGCTGGGCGGTTTTCTCATCGACCACTGGGCCGCATGGTTTCCCGGGCGGCGCGTGTACGCTTTCTCGATTCTTTTCTTTCTCGGCTTCCTCACGGGGATGCTCGGCGCGTATTTTCTCTCGCGCACCCCCGAGCCGCTCATGGCCCCGGCCAGCGGCCCCTTCGGCGAGAACCTCCGAAAGCCCTTCCGGGACAAGAACTTCAAGCGGCTCCTGCGTTTCCTTGTCACCTGGAATTTCGCCGCGAATCTCGCCGCCCCCTTCTTCACCGTCTACATGCTCAAGCGCCTCGAACTCGACATGTCCCTCGTCATCGGACTGCTCGTCCTCAGCCAGGGGGTGAACTTCGCCCTGCTCCAGACGTGGGGCCGCATCTCCGACAGATTCAGCAACAAGGCCGTGCTGGGCGTGAGCGCTTCGCTCTTCATCCTGTGCGCCTTCGCGTGGACCTTCACCACGTTCCCCGAGCGGCACGCCCTGACGCTTCCGCTGCTCGTCGTCATCCACATCCTGCTCGGGATCTCGACGGCGGGCACCACCCTCTCCTCGGCGAACATCGGCCTC
It encodes:
- a CDS encoding MFS transporter; amino-acid sequence: MNFQPKETLSKEEVEQGLAYVLRDGMATHAVVTLTAGTFLVAFALQFGASNFVVGLLAGIGPAMQLLQIPAIYIVERVRNRRLLTFVSIILARASWLVFAFIPALPFKWAVPVIIAGLMTNGAFGALSSCAWNSWMRDLIPTGSLGAFFSRRLKLGLGVGIILSLLGGFLIDHWAAWFPGRRVYAFSILFFLGFLTGMLGAYFLSRTPEPLMAPASGPFGENLRKPFRDKNFKRLLRFLVTWNFAANLAAPFFTVYMLKRLELDMSLVIGLLVLSQGVNFALLQTWGRISDRFSNKAVLGVSASLFILCAFAWTFTTFPERHALTLPLLVVIHILLGISTAGTTLSSANIGLKLAPAGEATPYLAASTIMNNIAAGVAPIIGGMFADFFEQRELFLTLSWRSPDEFVQLQTLSINHWDFFFLLAVCVGLVSLYFLSKVREEGDVSERIVVGELIAEVQRNMRNFSTAGGMRHMLQFPLSLIARRRAKRSGEQEEEDAPLS